In Bradyrhizobium sp. WD16, the genomic stretch GCTCGTTGGCGACGTAGTTGTAGTTGACGCCCATCTTGTTGAGGGCGTAGCCGAGCAGGCCGATGTCGGGCCGGCCGAACACCTGCCAGATGGTGCCGACGACGTTCCATGGAATCAGCAGCGGCAGCGCCAGGATGACGAGGCACGCGGCGACGCTCCAGCCCTCCCGCGGCATCGACAGGGCGATGACGATGCCGAGCGGGATCTCGATGGCGAGGATCACCGCGGAGAAGAACAGGTTGCGCCATACCGAGGCGAAGAAGCGGCTGCCAAGGTCGGTCGAGGGGTCGAGCAGCTCCTTGAACCAGCCGATGCCGTTCCAGAAGAACTGGTTGTTGCCGAAGGTGTCCTGCACCGAATAGTTCACCACCGTCATCAGCGGCAGCACCGCCGAAAAGGCGACGATCAGGAACACCGGAGCCACCAGCAGCCAGGCTTTCTGATTGACCGTCTTCTCCATCACGCCGCTCCCTCGACGAGGCGGCTGTCCGCATAGACGTGGATCCGCCCCGGATCAAATTGCAGCCCGACGCCCTCGCCGCCGATCGACAGCCCGTCGGGCACGCGGGCGGCGAGCCGCAGGTCGCCGACCCGCACCCTGGCGAAGCGCACGCGGCCGAGATCGTCGATGCGCTCGACCGTGCCGGCGAGAAGGCCGGGCCCCGGCGCCGCGACGGTGACGAATTCCGGCCTGACGCCGATCTCGATGCGGCTTGCCGCGGGCAGCGCCGCATAGGTCTTCTGCAGGGCGATGGCATGGCCGGCGAGCCGCACCTCGCGCCCCGCCACCTCGGCAGGCAGGATGTTCATGCCGGGCGAGCCGATGAAGTAGCCGACGAAGGTATGGGCGGGCTTGTCGAACAGCTCCTCCGGCGTGCCGCTCTGCACCACGCGCCCGTCATGCATCACGACCACCGTGTCGGCGAAGGTCAGCGCCTCGGTCTGGTCGTGGGTGACATAGATCATGGTGAGGTCGAGGGCACGGTGCAGCGCCTTGAGCTTGGAGCGCAGCTCCCATTTGAGGTGCGGGTCGATCACCGTGAGCGGCTCGTCGAACAGCACGGCGGCGACATCGGAGCGCACCAGCCCGCGGCCGAGCGAGATCTTCTGCTTGGCGTCCGCGGTCAGGCGCTGGGCCTTGCGGTTGAGATCGGGCGTGAGGTCGAGAAGACCGGCGATCTCCTTGACCCTCGCCTCGATCTGCGCCCGCGGCACGCCGCGGTTCTTGAGCGGAAAGGCGAGATTCTCACCGACCGTCATGGTGTCGTAGATCACCGGGAACTGGAACACCTGGGCGATATTGCGCTTCTGGGTCGACAGCGCGGTGATGTCGGCGCCGTCGAACAGGATCTTGCCGCGGGTCGGCGTGACGATGCCGGAGATGATGTTGAGCAGCGTGGTCTTGCCGCAGCCGGACGGGCCGAGCAGCGCATAGGCGCCGCCCTGGCGCCAGGTCATGGACAGCGGCTTGAGCGCGAAGGAATCCTCCGGCGCGTCGGCACCGGCGTAGCTCTTGGTGAGGTCGACGAGATCGATGCGTGCCATGCCGCCCTCACATCACCGCGGGGGCGGCGACCAGCCGTCCGGCGCTGTCGAAGACGAACAGGTCGCCAGGATCGAGCGCAGCCTCGAGGCGTTCGCCCGGCTCGAACTCGTGGATGCCGGGCAACACCGCCACCCAGCTGTCGCTGCCGTGCCGCAGATGGACGAAGCTCTCCGAGCCGGTGATCTCGGTCAGCAGCACCTCGGCGGCGAAGACGTGACGCCCGGCGACGCCGTCGGCGATGGCGAGCTGGTGGGCGCGGAAGCCGACGCGGTAGCGACCGTCGGCGATGCCGGCATAGAGGCCGCTCGCCGGCACCTCGACGCCGCTGCCAT encodes the following:
- a CDS encoding carbohydrate ABC transporter permease, which produces MEKTVNQKAWLLVAPVFLIVAFSAVLPLMTVVNYSVQDTFGNNQFFWNGIGWFKELLDPSTDLGSRFFASVWRNLFFSAVILAIEIPLGIVIALSMPREGWSVAACLVILALPLLIPWNVVGTIWQVFGRPDIGLLGYALNKMGVNYNYVANELDAWVTIIVMDVWHWTSLVALLCYAGLKSIPDAYYRAAQIDGASRWAVFTAIQLPKMKRVLLIAGLLRFMDSFMIYTEPFVVTGGGPGNSTTFISIELVKIALGQFDLGKAAALSLVYNIIVLIACWLFYTVMTNTGAERREVAGEA
- a CDS encoding ABC transporter ATP-binding protein; protein product: MARIDLVDLTKSYAGADAPEDSFALKPLSMTWRQGGAYALLGPSGCGKTTLLNIISGIVTPTRGKILFDGADITALSTQKRNIAQVFQFPVIYDTMTVGENLAFPLKNRGVPRAQIEARVKEIAGLLDLTPDLNRKAQRLTADAKQKISLGRGLVRSDVAAVLFDEPLTVIDPHLKWELRSKLKALHRALDLTMIYVTHDQTEALTFADTVVVMHDGRVVQSGTPEELFDKPAHTFVGYFIGSPGMNILPAEVAGREVRLAGHAIALQKTYAALPAASRIEIGVRPEFVTVAAPGPGLLAGTVERIDDLGRVRFARVRVGDLRLAARVPDGLSIGGEGVGLQFDPGRIHVYADSRLVEGAA